In one Musa acuminata AAA Group cultivar baxijiao chromosome BXJ2-5, Cavendish_Baxijiao_AAA, whole genome shotgun sequence genomic region, the following are encoded:
- the LOC135611696 gene encoding abscisic acid receptor PYL10-like, translating to MEGGEDKPVRSPAAAMEEEVPAGLTAEEYAEIRPRIESHHRYRVGQGQCSSLLAQRVRAPAATVWSVIRRFDQPQAYKHFIRSCVVKGGGEIRPGCLRDLCVVSGLPASTSTERLDLLDEDLRVTGFSIVGGEHRLRNYRSVTTVDDLRGCGEEIWAVVLESYAVDVPDGNTEDDTRFFADTVVRLNLQKLATVAEAMAAAEPSPSPSPSPSPSQPPAEKGN from the coding sequence ATGGAGGGAGGCGAAGACAAGCCAGTCCGATCTCCTGCCGCAGCGATGGAGGAGGAGGTTCCGGCGGGTCTTACGGCGGAGGAGTACGCGGAAATCCGGCCAAGGATCGAGTCCCACCACAGGTACCGCGTCGGGCAGGGGCAGTGCTCCTCCCTACTCGCCCAGCGGGTCCGGGCACCCGCCGCCACCGTGTGGTCGGTGATCCGGCGGTTCGACCAGCCGCAGGCGTACAAGCACTTCATCCGGAGCTGCGTCGTCAAGGGCGGTGGCGAGATCCGGCCTGGGTGTCTCCGCGACTTGTGCGTCGTCTCCGGCCTCCCGGCGAGCACCAGCACCGAGCGGCTGGACCTCCTCGACGAGGACCTGCGGGTGACCGGGTTCTCCATCGTCGGCGGCGAGCACCGGCTCCGTAACTACCGTTCCGTCACGACCGTCGACGATCTCCGAGGTTGCGGCGAAGAGATCTGGGCGGTGGTGCTGGAGTCGTACGCGGTGGACGTGCCGGATGGCAACACGGAGGATGACACCAGGTTCTTCGCCGACACCGTCGTCCGCCTCAACCTCCAGAAGCTCGCGACCGTGGCGGAGGCAATGGCAGCGGCcgagccgtcgccgtcgccgtcgccgtcgccgtcgccgtcgcagcCGCCCGCGGAGAAGGGGAACTAA
- the LOC135612424 gene encoding AT-hook motif nuclear-localized protein 23-like encodes MAGLDLSTASRYVHHHLPHHHNANSNDEESNNNNNYSNKRTSGTGGHDQFGGAAEHDAPSVPKQGGGPGDMAARRPRGRPAGSKNKPKPPVIITRESANTLQAHILEVGAGCDVFDCIAAYACRRQRGVSVFSGSGTVTNVTLRQPSASGGVITLQGRFEILSLSGSFLPPPAPPGATSLAIFLAGGQGQVVGGNVVGELYAAGPVIVIAASFTNVAYERLPLEEEEPLQMQAPAPQGSGGDGGSGGSGGGSGNPFPDPHSCLPFLNLPLLNMANCQLPMDGHGWAGGATGRSPF; translated from the coding sequence ATGGCTGGATTGGATCTGAGCACCGCTTCCAGATACGTCCATCACCACCTCCCTCACCACCACAACGCCAACTCCAACGACGAGgagagcaacaacaacaacaactacaGCAACAAGAGAACGAGCGGTACGGGCGGGCATGACCAATTCGGCGGAGCCGCAGAGCATGACGCCCCGTCGGTGCCGAAGCAGGGCGGCGGGCCAGGAGACATGGCGGCCCGGCGTCCCCGGGGCCGCCCGGCGGGCTCCAAGAACAAGCCCAAGCCCCCCGTGATCATCACCCGGGAGAGCGCCAACACCCTGCAGGCGCACATCCTCGAGGTCGGCGCTGGGTGCGACGTCTTCGACTGCATCGCCGCCTACGCCTGCCGCAGGCAGCGCGGGGTCAGCGTCTTCAGCGGCAGTGGCACTGTCACCAACGTCACCCTCCGCCAGCCCTCCGCGTCCGGCGGCGTCATCACCCTCCAAGGCCGCTTCGAGATCTTGTCGCTGTCGGGGTCCTTCCTCCCGCCTCCGGCTCCACCCGGAGCGACCAGCCTCGCCATCTTCCTCGCCGGGGGCCAGGGGCAGGTGGTGGGCGGGAACGTCGTGGGCGAGCTGTACGCGGCCGGGCCGGTGATCGTGATAGCCGCGTCGTTCACCAACGTCGCATATGAGCGGCTCCCGCTAGAGGAGGAAGAACCGCTACAGATGCAAGCCCCAGCCCCGCAAGGATCAGGAGGAGACGGGGGGAGCGGAGGAAGCGGCGGGGGCAGCGGCAACCCCTTCCCGGACCCTCACTCGTGCTTGCCCTTTCTCAATCTGCCGCTGCTCAACATGGCGAATTGCCAGTTGCCGATGGATGGGCACGGCTGGGCGGGCGGCGCAACTGGGCGGTCGCCTTTCTGA
- the LOC103984897 gene encoding mitochondrial carnitine/acylcarnitine carrier-like protein, whose amino-acid sequence MADVAKDLAAGTVGGAAQLIVGHPFDTIKVKLQSQPAPLPGQPPKYSGAMDAVRQTMAAEGPRGLYKGMGAPLATVAALNAVLFTVRGQMEALLRSEPGTPLTVNQQVVCGAGAGVAVSFLASPTELIKCRLQAQSALADSAAAKYGGPIDVAKHVVREAGFRGLYKGLVPTLAREAPGNAAMFGVYEALKQYFAGGQDTSGLGRGPLIVAGGLAGASFWLFVYPTDVVKSVIQVDGFKNPKYSGSLDAFRRILAAEGMKGLYRGFGPAMARSVPANAACFLAYEVTRSRLR is encoded by the exons ATGGCAGATGTCGCCAAGGACCTGGCGGCCGGAACTGTTGGTGGAGCTGCGCAGCTGATCGTGGGCCATCCATTTGACACCATTAAGGTCAAGCTTCAAAGCCAACCAGCACCACTACCTGGCCAACCCCCCAAATATTCTGGCGCTATGGATGCAGTGAGGCAAACAATGGCCGCTGAAGGCCCAAGGGGCTTGTATAAAGGGATGGGTGCTCCACTGGCAACTGTTGCAGCATTGAATGCTGTTCTGTTTACTGTGAGGGGACAAATGGAGGCATTATTGAGGTCAGAACCTGGCACTCCACTTACGGTGAATCAGCAAGTTGTATGTGGTGCTGGTGCTGGAGTTGCAGTTTCCTTCCTAGCATCTCCAACAGAATTGATCAAGTGCAG GCTGCAAGCTCAGAGCGCCCTAGCAGACTCAGCTGCAGCGAAGTATGGAGGACCTATCGATGTGGCAAAGCATGTTGTTCGAGAAGCTGGTTTTAGAGGCCTATACAAAGGCTTGGTTCCAACCCTGGCACGTGAAGCTCCTGGTAATGCTGCCATGTTTGGTGTATATGAAGCCCTCAAGCAGTATTTTGCCGGTGGTCAAGACACTTCAGGGCTGGGACGGGGGCCATTGATCGTAGCTGGAGGCCTGGCCGGAGCATCTTTCTGGCTATTTGTCTACCCAACGGACGTCGTGAAGAGCGTGATTCAGGTTGATGGCTTCAAGAACCCAAAGTACTCGGGTTCCCTTGATGCCTTCAGGAGAATACTGGCTGCAGAGGGAATGAAGGGCCTGTACAGAGGTTTCGGACCAGCCATGGCACGCAGCGTCCCAGCTAATGCAGCTTGTTTCTTGGCATATGAAGTGACCAGATCAAGACTTAGGTGA